From Macaca mulatta isolate MMU2019108-1 chromosome 1, T2T-MMU8v2.0, whole genome shotgun sequence, the proteins below share one genomic window:
- the DIRAS3 gene encoding GTP-binding protein Di-Ras3 (The RefSeq protein has 1 substitution compared to this genomic sequence) encodes MGNVSFRSKEQQLLQRLRLLPALLVLRAFKSHRRIRDYRVVVVGTAGVGKSTLLHKWASGNFRHEYLPTIENTYCQLLGCSHGVLSLHITDSKSGDSNRALQRHVIARGHAFVLVYSVTKKETLEELKAFYELIRKIKGNNLHKFPIVLVGNKSDDIHREVTLHDGATCAMEWNCAFMEISAKTDMNVHELFHMLLNYKQQPTDLQEPEKESQMPNTTEKLLDKCIIM; translated from the coding sequence ATGGGTAACGTCAGTTTTCGCCCCAAGGAACAGCAGCTGCTGCAGCGGTTGCGGCTTCTGCCTGCCCTGCTTGTCCTCCGCGCCTTCAAGTCCCACAGGAGGATCAGAGATTACCGCGTCGTGGTAGTCGGCACCGCTGGTGTGGGGAAAAGCACGCTGCTGCACAAGTGGGCGAGCGGCAACTTCCGTCATGAGTACCTGCCGACCATTGAAAATACCTACTGCCAGTTGCTGGGCTGCAGCCACGGTGTGCTTTCCCTGCACATCACCGACAGCAAGAGTGGCGACAGCAACCGCGCTCTGCAGCGCCACGTTATAGCCCGGGGCCACGCCTTCGTCCTGGTCTACTCAGTCACCAAGAAGGAAACCCTGGAAGAGCTGAAGGCCTTCTATGAGCTGATCCGCAAGATCAAAGGTAACAACCTGCATAAGTTCCCCATCGTGCTGGTAGGCAATAAAAGTGATGACATCCACCGGGAGGTGACCCTGCATGATGGTGCCACCTGTGCGATGGAGTGGAATTGCGCCTTCATGGAGATCTCGGCCAAGACAGATATGAATGTGCATGAGCTGTTCCACATGCTGCTGAATTACAAGCAGCAGCCCACCGACCTCCAGGAGCCCGAGAAGGAATCCCAGATGCCCAACACCACTGAGAAGCTGCTTGACAAGTGCATAATCATGTGA